A single region of the Brassica rapa cultivar Chiifu-401-42 chromosome A03, CAAS_Brap_v3.01, whole genome shotgun sequence genome encodes:
- the LOC103856618 gene encoding uncharacterized protein LOC103856618 — MRLFDPWPVFFKREWKRCWPFLTGFAVTGVLITKLTAGFTEEDAKNSKFVQQHRR, encoded by the exons ATGAGGTTGTTCGATCCATGGCCGGTGTTCTTCAAAAGGGAGTGGAAACGTTGTTGGCCGTTTCTCACCGGATTCGCCGTAACCGGCGTCCTCATCACCAAGCTCACCGCTGGATTCACTG AGGAAGACGCCAAGAACTCCAAGTTCGTCCAGCAACACAGGCGGTAA
- the LOC103856626 gene encoding 1-aminocyclopropane-1-carboxylate oxidase homolog 12, which translates to MVTETSIEFNPYMDRKAFDETKEGVKGLVDAKITQVPRIFHVPQDSLTGKKPSVSDLKIPTIDLDTASREAIVEKVKNAAEKWEFFQVINHGVPLNVLEEIKDGVRRFHEEDPEVKKQYFSRDLVNKNFVYYSNFDLYSSSTSVNWRDTFTCYIAPDPPTPEELPVTCRDAMFEYSKHVMSLGGLLFELLSEALGLKSETLKSKECLKTLLMICHYYPPCPQPDLTLGISKHSDDSFLTILLQDNIGGLQILHQDSWVDVSPFPGALIINIGDFLQLITNDKFVSVEHRVLANRQGPRISVASFFSSSKHHNSTVYGPMKELLSEDNPPKYRDITIKEYTEGYFEKGLDGTSHLLNFMI; encoded by the exons ATGGTGACTGAAACCTCGATTGAATTCAATCCTTATATGGATCGCAAAGCTTTCGATGAGACGAAAGAAGGAGTCAAAGGGTTGGTCGACGCTAAAATCACTCAAGTCCCTCGTATCTTCCATGTCCCACAAGATTCCTTGACAGGCAAGAAACCCTCTGTCTCAGACCTAAAAATCCCTACCATCGACTTGGACACAGCGTCACGTGAAGCCATTGTAGAGAAGGTCAAGAATGCGGCTGAGAAGTGGGAATTTTTTCAGGTCATCAACCATGGTGTTCCTTTGAACGTTCTTGAAGAGATTAAAGATGGAGTTCGTAGGTTTCACGAGGAAGATCCTGAGGTCAAGAAACAATATTTTTCGCGTGATCTCGTCAACAAAAACTTTGTATACTATAGTAACTTCGATCTATACAGCTCTTCGACTTCTGTTAACTGGAGAGATACTTTCACTTGTTACATAGCTCCAGATCCTCCAACTCCCGAGGAACTCCCAGTGACTTGCAG GGATGCTATGTTCGAATACTCAAAACATGTGATGAGTTTAGGTGGTTTACTCTTTGAGCTTCTCTCAGAAGCACTAGGTTTGAAATCTGAGACCCTTAAGAGTAAGGAGTGCTTGAAGACTTTGCTTATGATCTGCCATTATTACCCACCTTGTCCACAACCTGACCTAACTTTGGGGATAAGTAAACACTCAGACGATTCCTTCCTCACGATTCTTCTTCAAGACAACATCGGTGGTCTACAAATTCTTCATCAAGACTCTTGGGTTGATGTCTCTCCTTTTCCTGGAGCTCTCATCATCAACATTGGAGATTTTTTGCAG CTGATAACGAACGATAAATTTGTAAGTGTGGAGCACAGGGTTCTTGCAAATAGACAAGGACCAAGGATATCAGTTGCAAGCTTTTTTAGCTCAAGTAAACATCACAATTCCACAGTTTATGGACCAATGAAAGAGCTTCTGTCTGAAGACAACCCTCCAAAATACAGAGACATTACCATAAAAGAATACACAGAAGGATACTTTGAGAAAGGTCTGGATGGAACATCACATCTCTTGAATTTCATGATTTGA
- the LOC103856624 gene encoding E3 ubiquitin-protein ligase RDUF2 yields the protein MPSPSTPITSSYWCYSCTRFVSVWSESEQGATTVSVSCPHCDGGFIEELTDPSSAAAAELTPQPSTEVRSIISNRRSIIRRRRSTPHPSFNPVIVLQGGAGERDDGEEEEARDRRRRAFEFYYDDGSGLGLRPLPDSVSEILMGSGFERLLEQLSQIDAAAGIGLGRSGNPPASKSAIESLPRVEISDCHVGAEVNCAVCTEVFEGETEAREMPCKHIFHEDCIVPWLSIRNSCPVCRFELPSDGNGEEGDNNPVGMTIWRLPGGGFAVGRFNAAMREGERVLPVVLTEMDGGGIGGNSDGPRRISWVRANGTFESGSNNGGGGSGSGGRLRRMVRGMVSLMRRVRPNRGVSSSLNQLGLDSEVETRVMDRSNSVLRRYFGRSRSNRDSSVLH from the coding sequence ATGCCGTCGCCGTCAACGCCAATAACGTCGTCGTATTGGTGTTACAGCTGCACGCGATTCGTCAGCGTCTGGTCCGAATCCGAACAAGGCGCCACCACCGTCAGCGTCTCTTGCCCTCACTGCGACGGCGGTTTCATCGAAGAGCTCACCGATCCCTCCTCCGCCGCCGCTGCCGAACTAACTCCTCAACCTTCCACCGAAGTCAGATCGATCATCAGCAACCGCAGATCTATAATCAGACGCCGGAGATCCACTCCTCATCCTTCCTTCAATCCAGTCATCGTCCTCCAAGGAGGCGCCGGCGAGAGAgacgatggagaagaagaagaggctaGAGACCGACGAAGACGCGCGTTCGAGTTTTACTACGACGACGGATCCGGATTAGGTCTAAGACCTCTTCCTGATTCCGTATCCGAGATCTTGATGGGATCGGGGTTCGAGCGGTTGCTCGAGCAGTTAAGTCAGATCGACGCCGCGGCGGGGATCGGACTCGGTAGATCCGGGAACCCTCCCGCGTCGAAATCGGCGATTGAGTCGTTACCGAGAGTCGAAATCTCGGATTGCCACGTAGGCGCGGAGGTTAATTGCGCTGTGTGCACTGAGGTCTTCGAGGGAGAGACCGAGGCGCGTGAGATGCCGTGTAAGCATATTTTTCACGAAGACTGTATCGTTCCGTGGCTATCGATACGAAACTCGTGCCCCGTCTGCCGTTTTGAGCTGCCTTCGGATGGTAACGGCGAGGAAGGTGATAACAACCCCGTGGGGATGACGATATGGAGACTCCCCGGAGGCGGATTCGCGGTGGGGAGGTTTAACGCGGCGATGAGGGAGGGGGAGAGAGTGTTGCCGGTTGTGTTGACGGAGATGGACGGTGGTGGGATTGGTGGTAATAGTGATGGTCCTAGACGGATCTCGTGGGTTAGAGCTAATGGGACGTTTGAGTCAGGTAGTAACAACGGTGGTGGTGGCTCTGGCTCGGGAGGGAGATTGAGACGGATGGTTCGTGGAATGGTGTCGTTGATGAGGAGAGTGAGACCAAACCGTGGTGTTTCGTCTTCTTTGAATCAACTGGGTTTGGACAGTGAAGTAGAAACTAGGGTTATGGATCGGTCGAATTCAGTGCTGAGGAGATACTTTGGGCGAAGCAGAAGTAACAGAGATTCTTCAGTTCTGCattga
- the LOC103856622 gene encoding uncharacterized protein LOC103856622 isoform X2: protein MRRKRAVESIGGNIKTLHLRDIQEGGSENAFVGGGFKKEDRQEVTIVQVVCNKFNCITIVKGVELFVRDCTSVIHFWEPVSVWDVGVGKSHALAFKAQKDVNVISWNRFFCQDGMLWYHILRSISILPRQLSKALMNPQLLQPLLAIISSRYGIYP, encoded by the exons ATGAGACGGAAGCGAGCCGTTGAGTCCATTGGAGGAAATATCAAGACTTTGCAtct GAGGGACATCCAAGAAGGAGGAAGTGAAAACGCCTTTGTAGGGGGGGGATTTAAGAAAGAA gacaGACAAGAAGTTACTATTGTACAGGTTGTCTGCAACAAGTTCAACTGTATCACCATTGTTAAAGGAGTTGAACTTTTTG TTAGGGACTGCACGAGTGTGATTCATTTTTGGGAGCCAGTTTCTG TTTGGGATGTCGGAGTTGGGAAGTCGCATGCATTAGCTTTCAAGGCACAAAAAGATGTGAATGTTATCTCATGGAACAGATTCTTTTGCCAG GATGGAATGCTCTGGTATCACATTTTGAGAAGCATAAGCATCCTACCACGTCAATTGAGTAAGGCGCTCATGAATCCTCAACTCTTGCAGCCTCTTCTGGCGATAATCAGCTCAC GATATGGAATTTATCCTTAG
- the LOC103856628 gene encoding 1-aminocyclopropane-1-carboxylate oxidase homolog 12 produces the protein MVIKTSIEFDPYTERKAFDETKEGVKGLVDAKIAEVPRIFHVPQASLTEKKPSVSVSDLEIPIIDFASVHVDTASREAVVEKVKYAAEKWGFFQVINHGVPLKVLEEIQDGVRRFHEEDPEVKKEYFTRDNANKKFVYNSNFDLYSSSPSVNWRDTFTCYLAPFPPSPEELPVTCRDAVFEYSKHVMSLGGLLCELFSEALGLESEILKSKGCLKGLSMLCHYYPPCPQPDLTLGVSKHSDNSFLTVLLQDNIGGLQILHQDSWVDVAPLPGALVINVGDFLQLITNDKFVSLEHRVLANRQGPRISIACFFSSSKHANSTVYGPMKELVSEENPPKYRDITIKEYTEGYFKKGLDGTSHLLNFRI, from the exons ATGGTGATCAAAACATCGATCGAGTTCGATCCTTATACGGAGCGTAAAGCTTTCGACGAGACCAAAGAAGGAGTAAAAGGGCTGGTCGACGCTAAAATCGCCGAAGTCCCTCGTATCTTCCATGTCCCTCAAGCTTCATTGACCGAAAAGAAACCCTCTGTCTCTGTTTCAGATCTAGAGATCCCTATCATCGACTTTGCAAGCGTCCACGTCGACACAGCGTCACGTGAAGCCGTGGTAGAGAAGGTTAAATACGCAGCGGAGAAGTGGGGATTCTTCCAAGTTATCAACCATGGTGTTCCTTTGAAAGTTCTTGAAGAGATTCAAGATGGAGTTCGTAGGTTTCACGAGGAAGATCCTGAGGTCAAGAAAGAATACTTCACCCGTGATAACGCCAACAAAAAGTTTGTCTACAATAGTAACTTTGATCTATACAGTTCCTCGCCATCTGTTAACTGGAGAGATACTTTCACTTGTTACCTAGCTCCATTTCCTCCATCTCCTGAGGAACTCCCAGTGACTTGCAG GGATGCTGTGTTCGAATACTCAAAACATGTGATGAGTTTAGGTGGTTTACTCTGCGAACTTTTTTCAGAAGCACTAGGTCTAGAATCTGAGATACTTAAGAGCAAGGGGTGCTTGAAGGGTTTGTCTATGCTCTGCCATTACTACCCACCTTGTCCACAACCTGACCTAACTTTGGGGGTAAGTAAACACTCAGACAACTCCTTCCTCACGGTTCTTCTTCAAGACAACATCGGTGGTCTACAAATTCTTCATCAAGACTCTTGGGTTGATGTGGCTCCTCTTCCTGGAGCTCTCGTCATCAACGTTGGGGATTTCTTGCAG CTGATAACGAACGATAAGTTTGTAAGTTTGGAGCATAGGGTGCTTGCGAATAGACAAGGACCAAGGATTTCAATTGCATGCTTTTTTAGCTCAAGTAAACATGCCAATTCCACAGTTTATGGACCAATGAAAGAGCTTGTATCTGAAGAAAACCCTCCAAAATACAGAGACATTACCATAAAAGAATACACAGAAGGATACTTCAAGAAAGGTCTGGATGGAACGTCACATCTCTTGAATTTCAGgatatga
- the LOC103856901 gene encoding putative pumilio homolog 20: MANGGDLTATGASIKQEPPVVPPPRRREIPTANIPPPRFAAPNRVNLTEENQSLLNSFRSSAAMTPQETDACMQSLFNVITSNEEDGAAQFREVISRLDEGNDLRKMASLLTSDLNRFLEMAIDDNGSNRIQELLGIRDDVDTFFYNAILSRFNHIMTDYEASRVAMQGMRVFSEEKKTGMCNYVRHHAVHLACDRCGYAVLKQIINVWSSLGHFFYRDQLLYVVAQNALDLSYHARGNYVVQHVLQLNDLRCTRNVAVSLSGHYFGLSFTKFGSYVVEKLLDTEEAAVMVVEEFLRCEGESLVGLATSAYGNFVVVKALRVMRERNRRDQFWGLVNKLRPHVHLLRGRKVGAFLYWLR; encoded by the coding sequence ATGGCAAACGGCGGCGATCTTACCGCCACAGGAGCATCCATCAAACAAGAGCCTCCGGTGGTTCCTCCTCCTCGTCGACGTGAAATCCCCACCGCCAATATCCCTCCTCCAAGATTCGCCGCACCAAATAGAGTCAATCTTACTGAAGAGAATCAATCTTTACTCAACTCATTTCGCTCCTCCGCCGCCATGACTCCTCAAGAAACAGACGCGTGCATGCAGTCCTTGTTCAACGTAATCACTAGCAACGAAGAAGACGGTGCGGCTCAGTTTAGAGAAGTGATCTCAAGATTAGACGAGGGAAACGATCTTCGGAAGATGGCCTCGTTGCTGACGTCAGATCTCAATCGTTTCTTGGAGATGGCAATAGACGATAACGGCTCGAACCGCATACAAGAGCTACTCGGAATAAGAGACGACGTGGACACCTTCTTCTACAACGCTATCTTGAGCCGCTTCAACCACATCATGACCGACTATGAGGCGTCCCGCGTTGCGATGCAAGGGATGCGAGTTTTCAGCGAGGAGAAGAAGACAGGAATGTGCAACTACGTTCGCCACCACGCGGTTCACCTGGCGTGTGACCGATGCGGCTACGCCGTGCTGAAACAAATCATAAACGTCTGGTCCAGCTTGGGCCATTTTTTCTACAGAGACCAGCTCTTGTACGTAGTCGCGCAGAACGCTCTAGACTTGAGCTACCATGCTCGTGGGAACTACGTGGTCCAACACGTGCTTCAGCTGAATGACTTGCGTTGCACGCGTAACGTTGCAGTTAGCCTTAGTGGCCATTACTTTGGCCTCTCATTTACGAAGTTTGGAAGCTACGTCGTGGAGAAGCTTTTGGATACGGAGGAGGCGGCGGTTATGGTGGTGGAAGAGTTTCTCCGGTGTGAAGGAGAGAGTTTGGTGGGGCTTGCGACGAGTGCTTACGGGAACTTCGTGGTGGTGAAGGCACTGAGGGTGATGCGGGAGAGGAATAGGAGGGATCAGTTTTGGGGTTTGGTGAATAAGCTCAGGCCCCACGTTCATCTCTTGCGTGGACGCAAGGTTGGTGCATTCTTGTACTGGCTTCGTTAG
- the LOC103856902 gene encoding putative pumilio homolog 19 — protein sequence MANGGDHPTVPPRLRGNPTANPPPPRRRFTPPRRRVDLTEENQSLLNSFRSSAALTPQETATCTQSLFRLMTSSDASQFRELVARLGDGNDLRRMVSLLTSNNAPFLQTARNENGSNRMQDLLGRTDDLDNFFLIAILRRFFDVMCDGDSSRLALRGMRVFSQEKRAAMYDHLLCDAVNLACDADGYVVLNDIIDDSDPRSFYGGRLLYVVARNAHQLSDHAFGSRVVQRVLQLNDLRCTRNVADSLRGHCVYLSLTKYGSYVVEMLLDTEAVMVADELLSGCNGEELALLARNEFGSFVVLKALRVTRGMYRRDLFGVLVDKLMPFVHHLGGFHGRVRAFLDRL from the coding sequence ATGGCAAACGGCGGCGATCACCCGACGGTTCCTCCTCGTCTACGTGGAAACCCCACCGCcaatcctcctcctcctcgtcgACGCTTCACCCCACCAAGAAGAAGAGTCGATCTCACCGAAGAGAATCAATCTTTACTCAACTCATTTCGCTCCTCCGCCGCCTTAACTCCTCAAGAAACGGCCACGTGTACGCAGTCCTTGTTCAGGTTAATGACTAGCAGCGATGCGTCTCAGTTTAGAGAGCTGGTCGCAAGATTAGGTGACGGAAACGATCTCCGGAGGATGGTCTCGCTCCTGACGTCAAACAACGCTCCCTTCTTGCAGACCGCGAGAAACGAGAACGGCTCCAACCGCATGCAAGACCTCCTCGGAAGAACAGACGACTTGGACAACTTCTTCTTGATCGCTATCTTGCGCCGCTTCTTCGACGTCATGTGCGACGGTGACTCGTCCCGCCTCGCGTTACGAGGGATGCGTGTTTTCAGCCAGGAGAAGAGAGCAGCGATGTACGACCACCTTCTCTGCGACGCGGTTAACCTAGCGTGCGACGCGGACGGCTACGTCGTGCTGAACGATATCATAGACGACTCGGACCCGCGCTCTTTCTACGGAGGGCGGCTCTTGTACGTAGTGGCGCGCAACGCTCACCAGTTAAGCGACCATGCTTTTGGGAGCCGTGTGGTCCAACGCGTGCTTCAGCTCAATGACTTGCGTTGCACGCGTAATGTTGCGGATAGCCTCAGGGGCCATTGCGTTTACCTATCGCTTACAAAGTATGGAAGCTACGTCGTGGAGATGCTTTTGGATACGGAGGCGGTTATGGTGGCGGATGAGCTTTTGTCGGGGTGTAATGGAGAGGAGTTAGCGTTGCTGGCGAGGAATGAGTTTGGGAGTTTCGTGGTGTTGAAGGCACTGAGAGTGACGCGGGGGATGTATAGGAGGGATCTTTTTGGGGTTTTGGTGGATAAGCTCATGCCCTTTGTTCATCACTTGGGTGGGTTTCATGGACGCGTTCGAGCATTCTTGGACAGGCTTTAG
- the LOC103856627 gene encoding 1-aminocyclopropane-1-carboxylate oxidase homolog 12 — MGTKTSVDPFMERKAFDETKEGVKGLVDAKITEVPRIFHVPRDSLADKKPSVSDLEIPIIDFASVHVDTASREAVVEKVKHAAEKWGFFQVINHGVPLNVLKEIEDGGRRFHEEDPDVKKRYFSRDLAIKNFVYNSNFDLYGSSPSVNWRDTFACYIAPAPPTPDELPVTCRDAMFEYSKHVMSLGSLLFELLSEALGLEPDILKSKECLKSLLMLCHYYPPCPQPDLTLGTSKHSDNSFLTILLQDNIGGLQILHQDSWVDVAPLPGALIINIGDFLQLITNDKFISVDHRVLANRQGPRISVASFFSSSKRANSTVYGPMKELVSEENPQKYRDITIKEYTDGYTEKGLDGTSYLMNLRI, encoded by the exons atggGGACCAAAACCTCGGTCGATCCTTTTATGGAGCGCAAAGCTTTCGACGAGACGAAAGAAGGTGTAAAAGGGCTGGTCGATGCAAAAATCACTGAAGTCCCTCGTATCTTCCATGTCCCCAGAGATTCCTTGGCTGACAAGAAACCCTCTGTTTCAGACCTAGAGATCCCTATCATCGACTTTGCAAGCGTCCACGTCGACACAGCGTCACGTGAAGCCGTGGTAGAGAAGGTTAAACACGCGGCGGAGAAGTGGGGATTCTTCCAGGTGATCAATCATGGTGTTCCTTTGAACGTTCTTAAAGAGATTGAAGATGGTGGTCGTAGGTTTCATGAGGAAGATCCTGATGTCAAGAAACGATACTTCTCGCGTGATCTCGCCATCAAAAACTTTGTCTACAATAGTAACTTCGATCTATACGGTTCATCACCATCTGTTAACTGGAGAGATACTTTCGCTTGTTACATAGCTCCAGCTCCTCCAACTCCTGATGAACTCCCAGTGACTTGCAG GGATGCTATGTTCGAATACTCAAAACATGTGATGAGTTTAGGTAGTTTACTCTTTGAGCTTCTCTCAGAAGCACTAGGTTTGGAACCTGATATCCTGAAGAGCAAGGAGTGCTTGAAGAGTTTGCTTATGCTCTGCCATTATTACCCACCTTGTCCACAACCTGACCTAACTTTGGGGACAAGTAAACACTCAGACAACTCCTTCCTCACCATTCTTCTTCAAGACAACATCGGTGGTCTACAAATTCTTCATCAAGACTCTTGGGTTGATGTGGCTCCTCTTCCTGGAGCTCTCATTATCAACATTGGAGATTTCTTGCAG CTGATAACGAACGATAAGTTTATTAGTGTGGATCATAGGGTGCTTGCGAATAGACAAGGACCAAGGATTTCAGTTGCAAGTTTTTTTAGCTCAAGTAAACGTGCCAATTCCACAGTCTATGGACCAATGAAAGAGCTTGTGTCTGAAGAAAACCCTCAAAAGTACAGAGACATAACCATAAAAGAATACACAGATGGATACACTGAGAAAGGACTGGATGGAACATCATATCTCATGAATTTGAGGATATGA
- the LOC103856621 gene encoding UDP-glycosyltransferase 76E2 — MDEKQVKKRRIVLVPVPAQGHVTPIIQLGNALHSKGFSITVIQTQYNRVSSSQDFSDFQFLTIPGTLTDSDLQSLGALRFLMKLNQICEASFKHCFGQLLQEQVSRDDIACVIYDEYMYFSAAAFKEFQLPSVIFSTTNATAFVCRSVLSKVNADKFLIDMKDPEVQNSLFPGLHPLRYKDLPTSAFGTLEDSISLYSEAVNTRTASAVIFNSASCLESSSLLRLQRELQVPVYPIGPLHIAASAPSSLLEEDRSCIEWLNKQEPTSVVYISLGSLGLMENKDMLEMARGLSNSNQPFLWVIRPGSVPGSEWTESLPEEFSKLVSERGYIVKWAPQMEVLRHPAVGGFWSHCGWNSTLESIGEGVPMICRPITGDQKVNARYLECVWRIGIPLEGELEKETVERVVKRLIVGEEGADMRKRAIDLKEKLEASVRSGGSSCSSLDNFVNSLKTKNFMQQ; from the exons ATGGATGAAAAGCAAGTGAAGAAGAGAAGGATAGTGTTGGTTCCAGTACCAGCGCAAGGGCATGTCACTCCCATTATACAACTCGGGAATGCTCTTCACTCTAAAGGCTTCTCCATCACTGTTATTCAGACACAGTACAATCGAGTTAGCTCATCCCAAGACTTCTCTGATTTTCAGTTTCTCACCATCCCAGGTACTTTAACTGACTCTGATCTTCAAAGCCTCGGAGCACTCCGTTTTCTGATGAAGCTCAACCAAATCTGCGAGGCAAGCTTCAAGCATTGTTTTGGTCAACTATTGCAAGAACAAGTCAGCCGTGATGATATTGCTTGTGTCATCTACGATGAGTATATGTACTTCTCTGCAGCTGCATTTAAGGAGTTTCAACTTCCCAGTGTTATCTTCAGTACTACTAATGCTACTGCCTTTGTCTGTCGCTCTGTTTTGTCCAAAGTCAACGCTGACAAGTTCTTGATCGACATGAAAG ATCCTGAAGTGCAAAACAGTTTGTTTCCAGGGTTGCATCCTCTAAGGTACAAGGACCTACCAACTTCAGCTTTTGGGACACTAGAGGATAGCATCAGTCTCTACAGTGAAGCTGTTAACACTCGAACAGCTTCGGCTGTTATCTTCAACTCAGCTAGCTGTCTAGAGAGCTCGTCTTTGTTACGGCTACAACGAGAACTACAAGTTCCGGTTTATCCTATAGGCCCACTTCACATTGCAGCTTCTGCGCCTTCTAGTTTACTAGAAGAAGACAGAAGCTGCATTGAGTGGTTGAACAAGCAGGAACCAACGTCAGTGGTTTACATAAGCTTGGGAAGCTTAGGTCTAATGGAAAACAAAGACATGTTGGAGATGGCTAGGGGGTTGAGTAATAGCAACCAGCCTTTCTTATGGGTGATCCGACCAGGTTCCGTTCCCGGGTCAGAATGGACAGAGTCCTTACCAGAGGAGTTCAGCAAGCTGGTTTCAGAGAGAGGTTACATTGTGAAATGGGCCCCGCAGATGGAAGTTCTGAGACATCCTGCAGTAGGAGGGTTCTGGAGTCACTGTGGATGGAACTCAACGCTAGAGAGCATTGGGGAAGGTGTTCCAATGATCTGCAGGCCCATCACTGGAGATCAGAAAGTCAATGCGAGGTACTTAGAGTGCGTTTGGAGAATTGGGATTCCTTTGGAAGGAGAACTGGAGAAAGAAACTGTGGAGAGAGTTGTGAAGAGGTTGATTGTGGGTGAAGAAGGAGCAGATATGAGGAAGAGAGCCATTGATTTGAAAGAGAAGCTCGAAGCCTCTGTCAGAAGTGGAGGTTCCTCATGCAGCTCATTAGACAACTTTGTCAACTCCTTGAAAACCAAGAATTTCATGCAGCAATGA
- the LOC103856622 gene encoding uncharacterized protein LOC103856622 isoform X1, which translates to MRRKRAVESIGGNIKTLHLRDIQEGGSENAFVGGGFKKEDRQEVTIVQVVCNKFNCITIVKGVELFAEANVFASSFVDATVAVWDVGVGKSHALAFKAQKDVNVISWNRFFCQDGMLWYHILRSISILPRQLSKALMNPQLLQPLLAIISSRYGIYP; encoded by the exons ATGAGACGGAAGCGAGCCGTTGAGTCCATTGGAGGAAATATCAAGACTTTGCAtct GAGGGACATCCAAGAAGGAGGAAGTGAAAACGCCTTTGTAGGGGGGGGATTTAAGAAAGAA gacaGACAAGAAGTTACTATTGTACAGGTTGTCTGCAACAAGTTCAACTGTATCACCATTGTTAAAGGAGTTGAACTTTTTG CTGAAGCCAACGTGTTTGCATCGTCTTTTGTGGATGCGACTGTTGCAGTTTGGGATGTCGGAGTTGGGAAGTCGCATGCATTAGCTTTCAAGGCACAAAAAGATGTGAATGTTATCTCATGGAACAGATTCTTTTGCCAG GATGGAATGCTCTGGTATCACATTTTGAGAAGCATAAGCATCCTACCACGTCAATTGAGTAAGGCGCTCATGAATCCTCAACTCTTGCAGCCTCTTCTGGCGATAATCAGCTCAC GATATGGAATTTATCCTTAG
- the LOC103856620 gene encoding putative pumilio homolog 19: MKRKRILQQRHHVYVFNYVRINRHHHSSLDISPTLSHSLQSHNQSPFFIDPSKTKSKELTYIMANGGDLRPAAAGASIERASPVVPPPSREIPTANIPPARFTAPNRVNLTEDNQSLLNSIRSSAALTPQERNTLFNLMTSSEENGAAQFREVVSRSDLRRMALFLTSDLDRFLEMARNKNGSNRIQELLGRTDDLDTYFFNAILSRFDHIMTDYEASRVAMQGMRVFSEEKKTEMCSYVRHHAIPLACDRSGYAVLKEIINVWSSLGHFFYRDQLLDIVARNALYLSYDAHGNYVVQHVLRLNDLRCTHNVAVSLRGSCFGLSFTKFGSFVVQKLLDTEEEAVMVVRELVRCDEERLVRLARSDYGNYVLVKALRVMQESNRIDLFWDLANKLRPYVHLLRGRNVGAFLYWLR, from the coding sequence ATGAAACGGAAAAGAATACTCCAGCAACGTCACcatgtatatgtatttaattACGTTCGTATAAATAGGCATCATCATTCATCACTCGACATATCTCCAACACTTTCTCATTCTCTCCAATCACACAACCAAAGCCCTTTCTTTATCGATCCTTCCAAGACAAAGAGCAAAGAGTTAACGTATATAATGGCAAACGGTGGCGATCTCCGTCCTGCCGCCGCAGGAGCATCAATCGAACGAGCGTCTCCGGTGGTCCCTCCACCTTCACGTGAAATCCCCACCGCCAATATCCCTCCTGCAAGATTCACCGCACCAAACAGAGTCAATCTTACTGAAGATAATCAGTCTTTACTCAACTCAATTCGCTCCTCCGCCGCCTTGACTCCTCAAGAAAGGAACACGTTGTTCAACTTAATGACTAGCAGCGAAGAAAACGGTGCGGCTCAGTTTAGAGAGGTGGTCTCAAGAAGCGATCTTCGGAGGATGGCCTTGTTTCTGACGTCAGATCTCGATCGTTTCTTGGAGATGGCAAGAAACAAGAACGGCTCCAACCGCATACAGGAGCTACTCGGAAGAACAGACGACTTGGACACCTACTTCTTTAACGCTATCTTGAGCCGCTTCGACCACATCATGACCGACTATGAGGCGTCCCGCGTTGCGATGCAAGGGATGCGAGTTTTCAGCGAGGAGAAGAAGACAGAAATGTGCAGCTACGTTCGCCACCACGCGATTCCCCTGGCGTGTGACCGAAGCGGCTACGCCGTGCTGAAAGAAATCATAAACGTCTGGTCCAGCTTGGGCCATTTTTTCTACAGAGACCAGCTCTTGGACATAGTCGCGCGGAACGCTCTCTACTTAAGCTACGATGCTCATGGGAACTACGTGGTCCAACACGTGCTTCGACTGAATGACTTGCGTTGCACGCATAACGTTGCAGTTAGCCTCAGGGGGAGTTGCTTTGGCCTCTCGTTTACGAAGTTTGGAAGCTTTGTCGTGCAGAAGCTTTTGGATACAGAGGAGGAGGCGGTTATGGTTGTGAGAGAGTTGGTGCGGTGTGATGAAGAGAGATTGGTGAGGCTGGCGAGGAGTGATTACGGGAATTACGTGTTGGTGAAGGCACTGAGAGTGATGCAGGAGAGTAATAGGATCGATTTGTTTTGGGATTTGGCGAATAAGCTCAGGCCCTACGTTCATCTCTTGCGTGGACGCAACGTTGGTGCATTCTTGTACTGGCTTCGTTAG